Part of the Roseobacter litoralis Och 149 genome, TTCGACAGCCTTTACGGGCACCGCCGGGATGTGTCGGGCTATGCTTGCGCGCTGGAATGGTTTGATGTCTGTCTGGGGCGTATGCTGGCCCGGCTGCAGGCGGGTGATATGTTGCTTATCACAGCCGATCACGGCAATGATCCTACATGGCGCGGCACGGATCATACCCGCGAACGTGTGCCGGTGCTGATCGCTGGTAAAGGCGTAGGGCAGCTAGGCCATATCGGGTTTAGGGATGTGGCCGCTTTGGTCGCGCAGCACCTTGATGTGCCGGTGCCCTAAATGCTTTATACAAATGCTGACGCGAATTAATAATGCAAAACGCCAAAGAAAGAATCTATGTCTGATCATGTGACAATCGTTGACCACCCTTTGGTGCAGCATAAGCTGACCATCATGCGGGATAAGAAAACGCCGACCGCCGTCTTTCGCCAGTTGTTACGCGAAATCAGTCAGTTGCTGGCCTATGAGGTGACGCGGGGTCTGCCCATGACCACAAAGACGATTGAGACGCCGATGCAGGAGATGCAAGCGCCAACGCTTGCGGGCAAAAAGCTTGCGTTGATTTCGATCCTGCGGGCTGGCAATGGCCTGTTGGACGGCGTGTTGGAACTGATCCCTTCGGCCCGTGTGGGGTTTGTCGGGCTTTATCGCGACGAGGAAACACTGCAGCCCGTTCAATACTACTTTAAGGTGCCCGAAGCGCTGGAGGACCGTCTCGTGATTGCGGTTGATCCGATGCTGGCGACAGGCAATTCC contains:
- the upp gene encoding uracil phosphoribosyltransferase encodes the protein MSDHVTIVDHPLVQHKLTIMRDKKTPTAVFRQLLREISQLLAYEVTRGLPMTTKTIETPMQEMQAPTLAGKKLALISILRAGNGLLDGVLELIPSARVGFVGLYRDEETLQPVQYYFKVPEALEDRLVIAVDPMLATGNSSVAAIDLLKQAGATNIRFLCLLAAPEGIKRMQEAHPDVPIVTAAVDAQLNDVGYIVPGLGDAGDRMFGTK